A stretch of Flavobacterium sp. N1994 DNA encodes these proteins:
- the recQ gene encoding DNA helicase RecQ — MNLNEIDIHKELKKYFGFNQFKGLQEHVIKSIITQNNTFVIMPTGGGKSLCYQLPALIQNGTAIVVSPLIALMKNQVDAIRSLSSENGIAHVLNSSLTKTEINQVKKDITSGITKLLYVAPESLTKEEYVEFLQSVPISFVAIDEAHCISEWGHDFRPEYRNLKAIIKLIGDVPVIGLTATATPKVQEDILKNLDMSDATTFKASFNRPNLFYEVRTKTKNIEADIIRFIKQHKGKSGIIYCLSRKKVEEIATVLQVNGISAVPYHAGLDAKTRAKHQDMFLMEDVDVVVATIAFGMGIDKPDVRFVIHHDIPKSLESYYQETGRAGRDGGEGHCLAYYSYKDVEKLEKFMSGKPVAEQEIGFALLQEVVAYAETSMSRRKFLLHYFGEEFDNETGEGGDMDDNVRNPKTKVEAKDQVKMLLEVVRDTKHLYKSKEIVFTLIGRVNATIKAYRTDTQNFFGVGAAFEERYWMALIRQVLVDGLLNKDIETYGILKVSDKGHDFIKNPTSFMMSEDHEYNEAEDDAIVTAAKASGTADEALMAMLKDLRKKVAKKLGVPPFVVFQDPSLEDMALKYPITMEELTNTHGVGEGKAKKYGNDFIALIARYVEDNDIIRPDDLVVKSTGANSANKLYIIQNIDRKLSLDDIAKAKGMNMDALLKEMEQIVYSGTKLNINYWVNEILDEEQQEEIHEYFMDSETDKIEDALKEFEGDYDIEELRLMRIKFISDVAN; from the coding sequence ATGAATTTAAACGAAATTGACATTCATAAAGAATTAAAAAAGTATTTTGGTTTCAACCAATTTAAAGGATTACAAGAACATGTCATAAAAAGTATTATTACTCAAAATAATACATTTGTTATAATGCCTACTGGTGGCGGAAAATCATTGTGTTACCAGTTGCCAGCCCTAATTCAAAACGGAACCGCTATTGTGGTTTCTCCCTTAATTGCCTTAATGAAAAATCAAGTGGATGCTATACGAAGTTTGTCTTCTGAAAATGGCATTGCACATGTATTGAATTCATCCCTTACCAAAACTGAAATAAATCAAGTTAAAAAAGATATTACCAGTGGTATAACCAAACTGCTATATGTAGCCCCTGAATCATTAACAAAGGAAGAATACGTTGAGTTTTTACAGAGTGTGCCCATTTCTTTTGTGGCTATTGATGAAGCACATTGTATCTCAGAATGGGGACACGATTTCAGACCGGAATATAGAAATTTAAAAGCCATCATAAAATTAATTGGTGATGTACCTGTTATAGGTTTAACAGCAACCGCAACACCAAAAGTTCAGGAAGATATTTTGAAGAACTTGGATATGTCTGATGCGACTACTTTTAAAGCTTCCTTTAATCGTCCCAATTTATTTTACGAAGTACGTACCAAGACTAAAAATATCGAAGCGGATATTATTCGTTTTATCAAACAGCATAAAGGCAAATCGGGAATCATCTATTGCTTGAGCCGTAAAAAGGTGGAAGAAATTGCAACGGTACTTCAAGTTAACGGTATTTCAGCAGTTCCGTATCACGCAGGGTTAGATGCTAAAACTAGAGCTAAACATCAGGATATGTTTTTGATGGAAGATGTAGATGTGGTAGTAGCTACGATAGCTTTTGGGATGGGAATCGATAAACCCGATGTTCGTTTTGTAATTCATCATGATATTCCAAAATCATTAGAAAGTTATTATCAAGAAACAGGTCGTGCTGGTCGTGATGGTGGCGAAGGACATTGTTTAGCTTACTACTCTTATAAGGATGTAGAAAAGTTAGAAAAATTCATGTCTGGAAAGCCTGTTGCTGAACAAGAAATTGGATTTGCTTTGTTGCAAGAAGTGGTAGCTTACGCAGAAACGTCAATGTCTAGACGTAAATTTTTATTACACTATTTTGGTGAAGAATTTGATAATGAAACAGGAGAAGGCGGCGATATGGATGATAATGTTAGAAATCCAAAAACCAAAGTCGAAGCCAAAGACCAAGTAAAAATGTTGTTGGAAGTCGTTCGCGATACCAAGCATTTATACAAATCAAAAGAAATAGTGTTTACTTTAATAGGAAGAGTAAACGCCACTATAAAAGCCTATAGAACAGATACTCAAAACTTCTTTGGAGTAGGTGCTGCGTTTGAAGAACGTTATTGGATGGCTTTAATACGTCAAGTATTAGTAGATGGGCTTCTGAATAAAGATATTGAAACCTATGGTATTTTAAAAGTATCTGACAAGGGTCATGACTTTATTAAAAATCCAACATCCTTTATGATGTCGGAAGACCATGAATACAATGAAGCCGAAGATGATGCTATTGTAACAGCAGCAAAAGCTAGCGGAACTGCAGATGAAGCATTGATGGCCATGTTAAAAGATTTACGTAAAAAGGTGGCCAAGAAATTGGGAGTACCACCATTTGTAGTTTTTCAAGATCCATCGCTTGAGGATATGGCTTTGAAATATCCAATTACCATGGAAGAATTAACCAATACTCATGGTGTTGGGGAAGGGAAAGCTAAAAAATACGGAAATGATTTTATAGCTCTTATTGCAAGATATGTTGAAGATAATGACATCATTCGCCCAGACGATTTGGTGGTTAAATCAACAGGTGCCAATTCAGCTAACAAACTCTATATTATTCAAAACATTGACCGAAAGTTATCGCTTGATGATATAGCCAAAGCCAAAGGAATGAATATGGATGCTTTGCTCAAAGAAATGGAGCAAATCGTTTATTCAGGAACCAAACTAAATATCAATTACTGGGTAAATGAGATTTTAGATGAAGAACAACAAGAAGAAATCCATGAGTATTTTATGGATTCTGAAACTGATAAAATAGAAGACGCTTTAAAAGAATTTGAAGGTGATTACGATATCGAAGAACTACGATTAATGCGGATAAAATTTATAAGTGATGTAGCGAATTAA
- a CDS encoding KpsF/GutQ family sugar-phosphate isomerase, with translation MINKDTLLASAKKTILSESESIANLVTLLDDNFIKTVEIIHNSKGRLVVTGIGKSAIIAQKIVATLNSTGTPSLFLHASEAIHGDLGMVQPGDVVICISKSGNSPEIKVLVPLLKRFGNKLIAITGNTTSFLGKEADYVLNTYVEKEACPINLAPTNSTTAQLVMGDAIAVCLMEMKNFTAEDFAKYHPGGALGKKLLLRVSEMLDATHKPTVAPDSTIKNVIHEISEKRLGVTAVIENDKVIGIITDGDIRRMLNKTENISGLTAKDIMTINPKTIKSTELVSDALNILEDFSITQLMVVDSGEYKGVLHLHDILKEGIL, from the coding sequence TTGATAAATAAAGATACCCTTTTAGCTTCTGCCAAAAAGACAATTTTGTCTGAAAGTGAATCTATTGCAAACCTAGTGACGCTTTTAGACGACAACTTTATAAAAACGGTAGAAATCATCCATAATTCAAAAGGACGTTTAGTGGTTACGGGAATTGGTAAAAGTGCTATCATCGCCCAAAAAATTGTAGCTACTTTAAACTCTACTGGAACCCCTTCCCTATTTCTGCATGCTTCTGAAGCGATACATGGTGATTTAGGCATGGTGCAACCCGGAGATGTCGTGATTTGCATTTCAAAAAGCGGAAACAGCCCAGAGATTAAAGTGTTAGTCCCTTTATTAAAACGATTTGGAAATAAACTAATCGCTATTACCGGAAACACCACTTCATTCCTTGGAAAAGAAGCGGATTATGTTTTGAATACTTATGTGGAGAAAGAAGCTTGTCCAATCAATTTAGCTCCAACCAATAGCACCACTGCACAGTTAGTCATGGGAGATGCCATTGCAGTTTGTTTGATGGAAATGAAAAATTTCACTGCAGAAGATTTTGCCAAATACCATCCTGGTGGTGCCTTAGGTAAAAAATTATTACTTCGTGTAAGCGAAATGCTTGATGCTACTCACAAACCAACAGTAGCTCCAGACTCAACGATTAAAAACGTGATTCATGAAATCTCTGAAAAACGTTTAGGAGTTACGGCTGTTATAGAAAATGATAAAGTAATCGGAATAATAACTGATGGTGATATCCGAAGAATGTTGAATAAAACAGAAAACATTTCCGGTTTAACGGCCAAAGACATAATGACGATAAATCCAAAGACCATAAAATCAACGGAGCTCGTAAGTGATGCTTTAAATATCCTTGAAGACTTTTCAATTACACAATTGATGGTTGTTGATAGTGGCGAGTACAAAGGTGTACTTCATTTACATGACATTTTAAAAGAAGGGATTCTATAA
- the tatC gene encoding twin-arginine translocase subunit TatC, with product MAKKEFKEMSFLGHLEELRWVLVRCSAAVVLMAVISYFFADYIFTDLIFGPTDPSFITYRFFCEASHYLGFADSICITELNFIIQNTEMEGQVNIFVWVCITAGFILAFPYILWQFWKFISPALYEKERKGAKLFIFVASILFFLGVLFGYYVIVPMSVNFLATFSISSVVKNQFSVDSYVSMVKTAVIASGLYFELPIIIYFLTKLGLVGPSFLRKYRKYAIVIILIIAAIVTPPDVVSQITVAVPMLIIYEGCIWISAVVVKNKKRDEQIS from the coding sequence ATGGCAAAAAAGGAATTTAAAGAAATGTCATTTCTGGGGCATCTTGAAGAATTGAGATGGGTATTGGTAAGATGTTCGGCTGCAGTAGTACTCATGGCCGTTATATCTTATTTCTTTGCCGATTATATTTTTACTGATTTAATATTTGGACCAACTGATCCCAGTTTTATAACCTACCGTTTTTTTTGTGAAGCCTCTCATTACTTAGGCTTTGCTGATAGTATTTGTATAACCGAACTCAACTTCATTATCCAAAATACAGAAATGGAAGGCCAAGTCAATATATTTGTCTGGGTTTGTATTACGGCTGGATTTATTCTGGCTTTCCCATACATATTGTGGCAATTTTGGAAATTCATTAGCCCTGCACTATATGAGAAAGAAAGAAAAGGAGCGAAACTTTTTATTTTTGTAGCTTCTATTTTATTCTTTCTTGGAGTCCTTTTTGGCTATTATGTTATTGTACCAATGTCAGTTAATTTCTTGGCTACTTTTAGTATTAGTAGCGTAGTCAAAAATCAATTTAGTGTTGACTCTTATGTGAGTATGGTCAAAACAGCAGTTATTGCCAGTGGTTTGTATTTCGAATTGCCTATTATCATTTATTTCTTAACCAAATTAGGATTAGTAGGTCCTAGTTTCTTGAGAAAATATAGAAAATATGCCATCGTAATCATATTAATTATCGCAGCCATTGTTACACCTCCAGATGTGGTGAGTCAGATTACCGTAGCTGTGCCTATGTTGATTATTTATGAGGGATGTATTTGGATTTCAGCTGTTGTAGTAAAAAATAAAAAACGAGATGAGCAAATTAGTTGA
- a CDS encoding carboxymuconolactone decarboxylase family protein has translation MSKLVEEFNEYRSKMNEKLLADNNKIVKRIFNLDTNAYAEGALDVKTKELLGLVASTVLRCDDCIKYHLETSYKEGITKEEMMEAMGIATLVGGTIVIPHLRRAYEFWEALEEDK, from the coding sequence ATGAGCAAATTAGTTGAAGAATTTAATGAGTATCGTTCTAAAATGAACGAGAAATTATTGGCCGACAATAATAAAATTGTAAAAAGAATTTTCAATCTAGATACCAATGCATATGCTGAAGGAGCGCTAGATGTTAAAACGAAAGAGCTTCTAGGATTAGTAGCATCAACCGTTTTGCGTTGTGATGATTGCATCAAATACCATTTAGAAACCAGCTACAAAGAAGGAATCACTAAAGAAGAAATGATGGAAGCCATGGGAATTGCCACATTAGTAGGCGGAACCATTGTAATTCCACATTTAAGAAGAGCTTACGAATTTTGGGAAGCACTAGAAGAAGACAAATAA
- the lptB gene encoding LPS export ABC transporter ATP-binding protein, with protein MKLRAENLVKTYKGRSVVKGISVEVNQGEIVGLLGPNGAGKTTSFYMIVGLVKPNSGKIFLDDLDITEYPMYKRAQNGIGYLAQEASVFRKLSIEDNILSVLQLTKLSKEEQVAKMESLIAEFSLEHIRTNRGDLLSGGERRRTEIARALATDPKFILLDEPFAGVDPVAVEDIQRIVAQLKNKNIGILITDHNVQETLAITDKTYLMFEGGILKAGIPEELAEDEMVRKVYLGQNFELRKKKLHF; from the coding sequence ATGAAGTTAAGAGCCGAAAATTTAGTCAAAACTTACAAAGGAAGAAGTGTCGTTAAAGGCATTTCAGTAGAAGTGAATCAAGGAGAAATCGTGGGCCTTTTAGGTCCAAATGGTGCCGGAAAAACAACTTCCTTTTATATGATTGTTGGATTAGTTAAACCTAATTCGGGAAAGATATTTTTGGATGATTTAGATATTACTGAATATCCTATGTACAAACGTGCTCAAAACGGCATCGGGTATTTGGCACAAGAAGCCTCAGTATTCAGAAAATTAAGCATCGAAGACAATATTCTTAGTGTTTTACAACTAACTAAGTTGAGCAAAGAAGAACAAGTGGCTAAAATGGAAAGTTTAATAGCCGAATTTAGTTTGGAACACATTCGAACTAATCGTGGTGATTTACTTTCGGGTGGTGAAAGAAGGAGAACAGAAATTGCTAGAGCATTGGCCACCGACCCAAAATTCATCTTACTTGACGAACCTTTTGCAGGCGTTGACCCAGTAGCCGTAGAAGATATCCAAAGAATTGTAGCCCAATTGAAAAATAAGAATATCGGAATCCTAATTACTGATCATAACGTTCAGGAAACATTGGCCATTACAGATAAAACTTATTTGATGTTTGAAGGAGGAATTCTAAAAGCTGGAATTCCAGAAGAACTAGCAGAAGACGAAATGGTTCGAAAAGTATATCTCGGTCAAAACTTTGAGCTTCGTAAAAAGAAACTACACTTTTAA
- a CDS encoding CDP-alcohol phosphatidyltransferase family protein: MNIKAQIPNLFTMLNLFSGCVALVMITDLRFDLAFYFVCLGIFFDFFDGFFARKFNVAGPLGVQLDSLADMVTSGVVPGYVMFKLLSNNDAFGTQSYLPYLGFIITLGACYRLAKFNIDERQSDSFIGLPTPANALFFSSLPLINIAFYDDNFSGVIYNKWFLVILTLISAYVMNAEIPLFSLKIKNFSFAKYKLQISFLAVSILVLIFLQILAIPLIIILYVLLSVADNYFHITKKQ, translated from the coding sequence ATGAATATTAAAGCGCAGATTCCCAATTTATTTACGATGTTAAATTTATTTAGTGGTTGTGTAGCTTTGGTAATGATAACTGATTTGCGATTTGATTTAGCATTTTACTTTGTTTGTCTTGGGATTTTCTTTGATTTCTTTGATGGTTTTTTTGCACGTAAATTTAATGTTGCCGGACCATTAGGTGTTCAATTGGATTCCTTGGCAGATATGGTTACTAGTGGAGTGGTTCCTGGTTATGTGATGTTTAAATTATTGAGTAATAATGATGCTTTTGGGACACAAAGTTATTTACCTTATTTAGGTTTTATCATAACTCTTGGGGCATGTTATCGCTTGGCTAAATTTAACATTGATGAAAGACAATCCGATTCTTTTATTGGTTTACCAACACCTGCTAATGCTTTGTTTTTCTCAAGTTTGCCTTTGATTAACATAGCTTTCTATGATGATAATTTCTCGGGAGTAATTTATAATAAATGGTTCTTGGTTATTTTGACATTAATAAGTGCTTATGTAATGAATGCCGAAATTCCTTTGTTTTCTTTGAAGATCAAGAATTTTAGTTTTGCCAAATATAAATTGCAGATTTCCTTTTTAGCAGTATCTATTTTGGTGCTCATCTTCCTTCAGATATTGGCGATTCCGTTGATTATTATTCTTTATGTTTTGCTTTCGGTAGCCGATAATTATTTCCATATTACTAAGAAACAATAG
- a CDS encoding PorV/PorQ family protein, producing the protein MNIGVDAAALGMSNAVTASSGDVNSGYWNPAGLLKIEDSEVSLMHASYFANIAAYDYAAYAKKIDDQSAWGISLIRFGVDDIMNTTQLIDAQGNIDYNRISLFSTADYGLTFSYARKMKFDGLHYGVNAKVIRRIIGDFASSWGFGFDAGIQYDKDDWHYGLMLRDITTTYNVWAINEEKYNQIKDAVAGQNQALPESVEITLPKAQLGIARKIDFHYDYTLLAALNLNMQFNRTNDVISSDAVSIDPALGLEFGYTELVFLRAGVGNFQNVEQIDGSKKVNFQPNIGLGFKYKGIQIDYALTDLGDQSAALYSNIFSVKVDLSIFR; encoded by the coding sequence ATGAATATTGGAGTGGATGCTGCCGCATTAGGGATGTCTAATGCAGTAACGGCTTCTTCTGGAGATGTGAATTCGGGCTATTGGAACCCAGCAGGATTATTAAAAATTGAAGATAGCGAAGTTTCCCTGATGCATGCTAGTTATTTTGCCAATATTGCGGCTTATGATTACGCTGCTTATGCTAAAAAGATTGACGACCAAAGTGCTTGGGGGATTTCCTTAATTCGTTTTGGAGTGGATGATATCATGAACACTACCCAACTTATAGATGCTCAAGGAAATATTGATTACAATAGAATCAGCCTCTTTTCAACTGCCGATTATGGATTGACTTTTTCCTATGCTAGAAAGATGAAGTTTGACGGGTTACACTATGGTGTGAATGCCAAAGTAATTCGTAGAATCATTGGAGATTTTGCAAGTTCATGGGGATTTGGTTTTGATGCTGGAATTCAATATGACAAGGACGATTGGCATTATGGTTTGATGCTTCGAGACATTACTACTACATACAATGTTTGGGCTATTAATGAAGAAAAATACAATCAAATTAAAGATGCAGTAGCCGGACAAAACCAAGCATTACCAGAAAGTGTTGAAATTACCTTGCCAAAAGCCCAATTAGGTATCGCAAGAAAAATTGACTTCCATTATGATTATACCTTATTAGCCGCGCTCAATTTAAATATGCAATTTAACAGAACCAATGATGTCATTTCATCTGATGCCGTGAGTATAGATCCAGCATTAGGACTTGAATTTGGTTATACCGAATTGGTTTTTCTTAGAGCGGGTGTAGGTAACTTTCAAAATGTAGAACAAATTGACGGCAGTAAAAAAGTTAATTTCCAACCCAATATCGGTTTAGGTTTTAAATACAAAGGCATCCAAATAGACTATGCACTAACCGATTTAGGGGATCAAAGTGCAGCCTTATATTCTAATATTTTTTCAGTAAAAGTTGATCTCAGTATTTTTAGATAA
- a CDS encoding DUF4105 domain-containing protein codes for MLKKTVLLLLLLVSLTGFSQVPKLSPNTEVSIFTCGRGQELYSTFGHTALRIKDPVNELDVVYNYGYFDFRTDNFYFKFVKGDLQYFMNVTSYEDFIVEYQTDEREVVEQTLNLSLEKKQQLFDTLNSALLSSEKFYTYKFIDRNCTSMIVDKINGVLGKKEIEKVDDKSISYRTLLYPYFEDFFWYKLGINIIFGAKTDAKAEKLFLPIELENSLDKATIDGKPLVSKKQTVVDGDKTEHAFSFLNSIYFICALLLILLVINKRFLFVSYLFAAGILGAFLCLVGFYSEHQELLWNYNALLFNPLFLLIPFVKSNFLKKLNITLLIMLLLYCIIMVTKPHLVILLPFIITNLYILLKLNGSNPFKLLTSVK; via the coding sequence ATGCTCAAAAAAACAGTACTCCTATTACTTCTTTTAGTTAGTCTTACTGGATTCTCACAAGTTCCGAAGTTATCACCCAATACCGAAGTTAGTATTTTTACCTGTGGCAGAGGTCAAGAATTATATTCAACATTTGGACACACAGCACTCCGAATAAAAGACCCAGTAAACGAACTCGATGTAGTGTATAATTATGGCTACTTTGACTTTAGGACTGACAATTTCTATTTTAAATTTGTAAAAGGGGATTTACAATACTTTATGAATGTCACTTCCTACGAAGATTTTATTGTTGAATACCAAACAGATGAAAGAGAAGTAGTGGAGCAAACTTTAAATTTGTCTTTAGAAAAGAAACAGCAACTTTTTGATACTTTAAATTCGGCCTTACTTTCTAGTGAGAAGTTCTACACTTATAAATTTATTGATAGAAATTGTACCTCAATGATTGTCGATAAAATCAATGGTGTTTTAGGCAAAAAAGAAATTGAAAAAGTAGATGATAAATCGATAAGCTATAGAACACTTTTGTATCCTTATTTTGAGGATTTCTTTTGGTACAAATTGGGAATTAATATCATTTTTGGAGCGAAAACAGATGCCAAAGCTGAGAAATTATTTCTTCCTATAGAATTAGAAAACAGTTTAGATAAAGCTACCATTGATGGAAAACCATTAGTATCAAAAAAACAAACTGTTGTAGATGGTGACAAAACAGAACATGCTTTTTCTTTTTTAAACAGTATTTATTTCATTTGTGCATTACTACTAATCTTGCTAGTAATCAATAAAAGATTTTTGTTTGTTAGTTATCTTTTTGCAGCAGGGATTCTAGGAGCTTTTCTTTGCTTGGTTGGATTTTATTCAGAACATCAAGAATTACTTTGGAATTATAATGCTTTGTTATTCAACCCACTTTTTCTATTAATTCCTTTTGTTAAAAGTAATTTCCTGAAAAAATTGAATATAACATTATTGATAATGCTATTACTATATTGTATCATAATGGTAACAAAACCGCACTTGGTTATCCTGTTACCATTCATCATTACAAACCTGTATATCCTATTGAAATTAAATGGTAGTAATCCATTTAAACTATTGACCTCTGTAAAGTAA
- a CDS encoding exopolysaccharide biosynthesis polyprenyl glycosylphosphotransferase — MNKHKGIHFEVSERKILLRIFDVVSVLLSLYLVGVIFRFNYFNISETNFYWTIVLGIYLNFIGSVFEMYNLQVASNQFQIIKSIILTTSITVLVYLLTPLYTPVLPSNRIQIFIFFIAIFLALFTWRMTYLRFFASNRFSKKVILICDKEQLIELVQGLESADPHYRVLGFVNSDSANTKTSNNLKIKNIDINNLKDFVNKNAVSEIVIASQKTDGITVNLYNQLIHLLENGYIIREYTQVYENLTQRIPVQYVSRDFYRYFPFSRSNQNHFYLIMVRFFEIVISLIGLLIGVMILPLILIGNLVGNRGKLLYTQERVGKNGMVFNIVKFRTMVKNAEKGGAVFATMNDSRVTPFGKILRKSRIDEFPQFINILKGDMAVIGPRPERPVFVDEIAEVMPFYETRHVIKPGLTGWAQVNYSYGETIDDSLIKLQYDLYYIKHRSLFLDVNIIFKTLSTVLLYRGQ; from the coding sequence ATGAATAAGCATAAAGGAATACATTTTGAAGTTTCAGAAAGAAAGATTCTTTTAAGGATTTTTGATGTCGTTTCTGTATTACTTTCATTGTATTTGGTTGGTGTTATTTTTAGATTTAATTATTTTAATATCTCTGAAACCAATTTTTATTGGACCATCGTTTTAGGAATTTATTTAAATTTTATAGGTTCTGTTTTTGAAATGTATAATTTGCAAGTGGCTAGTAATCAGTTTCAAATTATAAAAAGTATTATTCTAACTACCTCAATTACGGTTTTGGTGTATTTATTAACTCCATTATATACACCAGTACTTCCTTCAAATCGTATTCAAATCTTTATTTTTTTCATCGCTATTTTTTTAGCATTGTTTACTTGGAGAATGACTTATCTCCGATTTTTTGCATCCAATAGATTTTCCAAAAAAGTAATACTAATTTGTGATAAAGAACAGCTGATAGAACTAGTTCAAGGACTTGAAAGTGCTGATCCACATTATAGAGTTTTAGGTTTTGTTAATTCGGATAGTGCTAATACCAAAACGAGTAATAACTTAAAGATTAAGAATATTGACATTAACAACCTCAAAGATTTTGTCAATAAAAATGCCGTTTCCGAAATTGTGATTGCCTCTCAAAAAACAGACGGAATTACAGTCAACCTTTACAATCAATTAATACATTTATTAGAAAACGGTTACATCATCAGGGAATATACTCAGGTTTATGAAAATCTTACCCAAAGAATTCCTGTGCAATACGTGTCTCGAGATTTTTATCGTTATTTTCCTTTTAGCCGAAGCAATCAGAATCACTTTTATTTAATTATGGTTCGTTTTTTTGAAATCGTAATATCATTAATTGGTTTGCTAATTGGTGTTATGATACTCCCGTTAATCCTAATTGGAAATCTAGTTGGGAACCGAGGGAAACTGCTTTATACTCAGGAAAGAGTAGGTAAGAACGGAATGGTTTTTAATATAGTTAAATTTAGAACTATGGTTAAAAATGCCGAAAAAGGAGGCGCAGTTTTTGCCACTATGAATGACAGTAGAGTTACACCATTTGGTAAAATTTTGAGAAAATCTAGGATAGATGAATTTCCTCAATTCATCAACATTTTGAAAGGAGATATGGCTGTTATTGGACCTAGACCAGAACGACCAGTTTTTGTAGATGAAATTGCTGAAGTAATGCCTTTTTATGAAACACGTCACGTTATAAAACCTGGATTAACAGGCTGGGCTCAAGTTAATTACTCTTACGGAGAAACTATTGACGATAGCTTAATTAAGTTGCAATATGATTTGTATTACATCAAACACAGAAGCCTTTTTCTAGATGTAAATATTATATTTAAAACACTAAGTACTGTTTTACTTTACAGAGGTCAATAG
- a CDS encoding O-antigen ligase family protein → MSKAYCVAMLAYGVYFVMKSRNRNNEVLYISAYIVGSEVFLRMTGGNLLYETSKYGVMIFLGLGMYYSGLSKNTIPFWIYLLLLLPGVIVATDALNLSTEIRKAIAFNISGPVCLGVSAIYCYNRKILLSQVNDILLALALPVFATTIYLILYTPDLKEILVGTGSNNETSGGFGPNQVATLLGVGMFVFFSRLILESKSKVQFVINLIILFNITYRGLVTFSRGGMVTGFVMIIIFLFYLLIKTKSQGKYNLYRIIAFMSVAFLVTWLYTSNQTGGLIDKRYANKDAAGRVKESQLTGREEIWDSEIEDFLDSPVFGIGVAKALEVREVKTGGAIIASHSEISRTLAEHGAVGIVALLIVFFTPIFLFLDNKQNIYTFSFLLFWILTINHAAMRIAAPAFVYSLSLLKVYINDGAILPMKQAPKLE, encoded by the coding sequence TTGTCAAAAGCATACTGTGTTGCCATGCTGGCATATGGAGTATATTTTGTGATGAAAAGTAGAAATAGAAATAATGAAGTTTTGTATATCTCTGCTTATATTGTTGGTAGTGAGGTTTTTTTGAGGATGACAGGGGGGAACTTGTTATATGAAACCTCAAAATATGGAGTAATGATCTTTTTAGGTCTCGGAATGTACTACAGCGGACTATCAAAAAACACGATTCCATTTTGGATTTATTTATTGTTATTATTGCCAGGTGTAATAGTGGCTACAGATGCTTTAAATCTTAGCACAGAAATTAGGAAAGCTATTGCTTTTAATATCTCGGGGCCAGTTTGTCTTGGTGTTTCGGCTATATATTGTTACAATCGGAAAATTTTACTTTCACAAGTCAATGATATTTTGTTAGCCTTGGCTTTGCCTGTCTTTGCTACTACTATATATCTGATTTTATATACTCCAGATTTAAAAGAAATCCTAGTAGGGACAGGCTCAAATAATGAGACTTCCGGTGGATTTGGGCCTAATCAGGTAGCTACTTTATTAGGAGTTGGAATGTTTGTTTTCTTTTCTAGATTAATTCTTGAATCAAAATCAAAGGTACAGTTTGTCATCAATCTAATTATATTATTTAATATTACCTACAGAGGTTTAGTTACCTTTTCAAGAGGTGGGATGGTTACAGGATTTGTAATGATAATTATATTTTTATTTTATTTACTTATAAAAACTAAAAGCCAAGGGAAATATAATTTGTATCGAATAATAGCCTTTATGTCGGTCGCTTTTTTAGTGACATGGCTATATACTTCTAATCAAACAGGAGGATTAATTGACAAAAGATACGCGAACAAAGATGCTGCAGGAAGAGTAAAAGAAAGTCAGTTAACCGGTAGAGAAGAGATATGGGATAGTGAAATTGAAGATTTTTTGGATAGTCCAGTATTTGGTATAGGTGTTGCCAAAGCTCTAGAGGTTAGGGAGGTAAAAACGGGTGGAGCTATTATAGCTTCTCATAGTGAAATCTCCAGAACATTAGCGGAACATGGAGCTGTTGGAATAGTTGCTCTTTTAATAGTGTTTTTCACTCCAATTTTTTTATTCCTCGATAATAAACAAAATATTTATACGTTTAGCTTTTTGTTATTTTGGATATTGACCATTAATCACGCTGCAATGCGAATAGCAGCACCAGCTTTTGTATATTCTCTTTCTTTATTGAAAGTTTATATAAATGATGGGGCTATATTGCCTATGAAACAAGCTCCCAAACTAGAATAA